The Desulfonatronum lacustre DSM 10312 region CAATATCAACCTGACCGGAGCCTTCCTCTGCGCCCGGGCCGCGACCAAGGAGTTTCTGCGCCGGGGCATGGTGCCGGAGCGATCTTCAGCCCTGGGCAAGATCATTTTCATCAGTTCGGTGCATGAGATCATCCCCTGGGCCGGCCGGGTGAACTACGCATCCTCCAAGGGCGGCTTGATGCTGTTCATGAAAAGCATCGCCCAGGAGCTGGGCGCCGAGGGAATTCGCGTGAACAGCATCGCCCCCGGCGCGATCAAAACGCCCATCAATCGCGATTCCTGGGATGACCCGGAAGCCAAGGCCGAACTGTTGAAGCTGATCCCGCGCAATCGGATCGGAGACCCGTCGGATATCGGCAAGGCGGCCTTGTGGCTGGCTTCGGACGAGTCGGACTACGTCCATGGCACGAGCCTGATCGTGGACGGAGGCATGATATTGTATCCCGGCTTCATCTCCGCCGGTTGAGCGGATAAAACTCGGCTCTTGATGTAATCGGCCCCTTCTGAAATGACAAAAGGAGTAGATGAATATGCGATTAGCTGATTTTATTCGAGCAGAAATAGAGCCAATTCTTCAGGCCTGGGAAGTATTTGCAAAAACCATCTTTCATGCCCGGCATATGGGCCAACACGGGCTGCGCGACCACGCCAAGGGCATGCTTCTGGAGATTGCCGACGATCTCGATACACACCAGAGTAAAACAGCAGACCGCCAAATCGAAAGGCTTAGAGGCGGTCTCTGGGGCGTACGATGGGCAGGAGTCTTCGGCAGACAAGCACGGTAGCGACCGACAGACCAGCGGCTTCAGCCTCATGGACACAATGTCCGAGTTTCGTGCCCTGCGTGCAAGCGTGGTGTCACAATGGATTAAAGCTAATCCAACGGTTACCGGGCAACAGCTTGAAGACCTTACCAGATTTCATGAAGCCATAGA contains the following coding sequences:
- a CDS encoding glucose 1-dehydrogenase, whose translation is MNQEHQKTSKILDGQTVVVTGGSSGIGAGIARALGEAGANVVVNYSGSREGAEVVVAEIRDQGSQAVAVQADVSSESDVEALFRRTVETFGTVDILISNAGVQQDAAFTEMTLDEWNSVININLTGAFLCARAATKEFLRRGMVPERSSALGKIIFISSVHEIIPWAGRVNYASSKGGLMLFMKSIAQELGAEGIRVNSIAPGAIKTPINRDSWDDPEAKAELLKLIPRNRIGDPSDIGKAALWLASDESDYVHGTSLIVDGGMILYPGFISAG